The proteins below are encoded in one region of Micromonospora pisi:
- a CDS encoding FAD binding domain-containing protein: protein MRPLRYARAQDVPQAVRMLAAAPYGAYLAGGTNLVDLLKLGVATPELLVDVRRLTSERIEDLPDGGILVGAAVRNSELAADPTIRTRYPVLSQALLDGASGQLRNLATTGGNLLQRTRCPYFQNITTPCNKRVPGTGCSAREGHQRDMAIFGASQECVATHPSDMAVALAAIDALVRTRGPDGDRLIPVTELHRLPGEEPGRDTVLRHGELIMNVELPPLGFAANSRYRKVRDRASYAFALVSVAAAVDVVDGVVRDVRLALGGVAHKPWRATRAEELLRGAPAIAQSFADAADAELAAAQPLPGNAFKVPLARAAIIRTLLDLTGDAAEDGR from the coding sequence GTGAGGCCGCTGCGCTACGCCCGCGCGCAGGACGTACCGCAGGCGGTGCGGATGCTCGCCGCCGCGCCGTACGGTGCGTACCTGGCCGGCGGGACGAACCTGGTGGACCTGCTGAAGCTCGGCGTGGCAACACCGGAACTGCTGGTCGACGTCCGGCGACTCACCTCGGAGCGGATCGAGGACCTGCCCGACGGCGGCATCCTGGTCGGCGCCGCGGTACGCAACAGCGAACTGGCCGCCGACCCGACAATCCGTACCCGTTACCCGGTGCTCTCCCAGGCGTTGCTCGACGGCGCCTCCGGACAACTGCGCAACCTCGCCACCACCGGCGGCAACCTGCTCCAGCGCACCCGGTGTCCGTACTTCCAGAACATCACCACCCCGTGCAACAAGCGGGTACCCGGAACCGGGTGCTCGGCCCGCGAGGGCCACCAGCGGGACATGGCGATCTTCGGGGCGTCGCAGGAGTGCGTCGCCACCCACCCCTCCGACATGGCAGTCGCGCTGGCCGCGATCGACGCGTTGGTGCGCACCCGGGGACCGGACGGCGACCGGCTCATCCCCGTCACCGAGCTGCACCGGCTGCCCGGTGAGGAGCCGGGCCGGGACACCGTGCTCCGGCACGGCGAGCTGATCATGAACGTGGAGCTGCCGCCGCTCGGCTTCGCCGCCAACTCGCGTTACCGCAAGGTACGCGACCGGGCGTCGTACGCGTTCGCGCTGGTCTCGGTGGCCGCCGCGGTGGACGTGGTGGACGGAGTGGTCCGCGACGTGCGGCTGGCCCTCGGTGGGGTGGCGCACAAACCGTGGCGGGCGACCCGTGCCGAGGAACTGCTCCGGGGTGCCCCGGCGATCGCACAGAGCTTCGCCGACGCCGCCGACGCCGAACTGGCCGCCGCCCAGCCGCTGCCCGGCAACGCCTTCAAGGTGCCACTGGCCCGCGCGGCGATCATCCGTACCCTGCTCGACCTCACCGGCGACGCGGCGGAGGACGGCCGATGA
- a CDS encoding 2Fe-2S iron-sulfur cluster-binding protein, with the protein MDTEVTLRVDGTTYTLGVDTRTTLLDAMRERLGITSPKKGCDHGQCGACTILLDGWRANSCLALAVAHDGAEIVTAAGLAMDGNLHPMQQAFIEHDAFQCGYCTPGQIVSAVGMLDEVDAGWPSAVTAAGDAEVVLDEAEIRERMSGNLCRCAAYANIVPAIAQVARS; encoded by the coding sequence ATGGATACCGAAGTGACGCTGCGGGTGGACGGGACCACATACACGCTGGGGGTGGACACCCGCACCACGCTGCTGGACGCGATGCGTGAACGGCTCGGCATCACCAGCCCGAAGAAGGGCTGCGACCACGGGCAGTGCGGCGCCTGCACCATCCTGCTCGACGGCTGGCGGGCCAACAGCTGTCTCGCCCTCGCCGTCGCGCACGACGGCGCGGAGATCGTCACCGCTGCGGGCCTGGCCATGGACGGCAACCTGCACCCGATGCAGCAGGCGTTCATCGAGCACGACGCGTTCCAATGTGGCTACTGCACCCCCGGACAGATCGTCTCCGCCGTGGGCATGCTGGACGAGGTCGACGCGGGCTGGCCGAGCGCGGTGACCGCGGCCGGTGACGCCGAGGTGGTGCTCGACGAGGCGGAGATCCGGGAGCGGATGAGCGGCAACCTCTGCCGCTGCGCCGCGTACGCCAACATCGTCCCCGCCATCGCCCAGGTGGCCCGGTCGTGA
- a CDS encoding alkaline phosphatase family protein, translating to MTGSTGPAAGSGPFGATGPLDLVRPEYGGDSLADVLPSALAVLGVPGAADPLGLVGPMAGVRRIAVLLVDGLGWYQLPTAAPYAPVLTDLAARTGRPLTSGFPSTTPTSVVSLGTGAAPGAHGVLGFRVNVPGTDRVLTHINWSGPAGGLRTPDPEPRRWQPLPTQWELARAAGVAVTVVSRPEYAGSGLTLAANSGGDYRGAAGVEELATEMLAALSAGPGPTLVSGYHPDLDRRGHLTGVDSTDWRAAVTDLDRLLDRLVGGLPADAALLVTADHGQLNVPPDRRFDLDIDPRLRAGVRVVAGEPRVRYLHTEPGAVDDVRAAWTEVLGPAAWVASRAEAVAAGWFGPVPEAHLSRIGDVVVCCRESYVVLASRTDAPIEAKLVAYHGSWTAAEMTIPLLTVRG from the coding sequence GTGACCGGGTCCACCGGGCCGGCCGCCGGGTCCGGCCCGTTCGGTGCCACCGGGCCGTTGGACCTGGTACGGCCGGAGTACGGCGGCGACAGCCTGGCCGACGTGCTGCCCAGCGCCCTGGCGGTGCTCGGGGTGCCGGGCGCGGCCGATCCGCTGGGCCTGGTCGGCCCGATGGCGGGCGTACGCCGGATCGCGGTCCTGCTGGTCGACGGGCTCGGCTGGTACCAGCTCCCCACCGCAGCCCCGTACGCCCCGGTCCTGACCGACCTGGCGGCCCGGACCGGACGGCCGCTGACCAGCGGATTTCCCTCGACCACTCCGACCAGTGTGGTCAGTCTCGGCACCGGGGCGGCACCGGGTGCGCACGGGGTGCTGGGTTTCCGGGTGAACGTGCCGGGCACCGACCGGGTGCTGACCCACATCAACTGGTCCGGTCCGGCCGGCGGGTTGCGTACGCCGGACCCGGAGCCCCGGCGTTGGCAGCCGTTGCCGACCCAGTGGGAGCTGGCCCGGGCGGCCGGGGTGGCGGTGACCGTGGTGAGTCGCCCCGAGTACGCGGGCAGCGGGCTGACCCTGGCCGCCAACTCCGGTGGCGACTACCGGGGCGCGGCCGGGGTGGAGGAGCTCGCCACCGAGATGCTGGCCGCGCTCTCCGCCGGCCCCGGTCCGACCCTGGTCTCCGGCTACCATCCGGACCTCGACCGGCGGGGACACCTGACCGGTGTCGACTCGACCGATTGGCGGGCGGCGGTGACCGACCTGGACCGGTTGCTCGACCGGTTGGTCGGTGGGCTGCCGGCCGACGCCGCGTTGCTGGTGACGGCCGATCACGGGCAGCTCAACGTGCCGCCGGACCGGCGGTTCGACCTTGATATCGATCCCCGGTTGCGGGCCGGGGTGCGGGTGGTGGCGGGCGAGCCCCGGGTTCGTTACCTGCACACCGAGCCCGGTGCGGTGGACGACGTGCGGGCCGCCTGGACCGAGGTGTTGGGACCGGCGGCGTGGGTGGCCTCCCGGGCCGAGGCGGTCGCCGCCGGCTGGTTCGGGCCGGTCCCGGAGGCGCACCTGAGCCGGATCGGTGACGTGGTGGTCTGCTGCCGGGAGTCGTACGTGGTGCTGGCGAGCCGGACGGACGCGCCGATCGAGGCGAAGCTGGTGGCGTACCACGGTTCCTGGACGGCGGCGGAGATGACCATTCCGCTGCTGACGGTCCGAGGCTGA
- a CDS encoding methyltransferase domain-containing protein → MERTQIGSGAVRGRPAPASGPYPAPRTAVVWAVLRRELDRLTGRALTVLDVGGGTGGFAVPLAEAGHRVTVVDASPDALAALTRRAAEAGVADRIRAVQGDGDALAGLVEPASADLVLCHAVLEVVDDPAGVVAALATALRPGGAASVLVASRAAAVLSRAMNGHLDVAAALLADPDGCAGPRDTLRRRYDAEGAGALLGAAGLRVEQTHGVRVFADLIPAAAADGDPQALLDLEIAAAARPPYRDMAAQLHLFARRPE, encoded by the coding sequence GTGGAGCGAACACAGATCGGGTCCGGCGCGGTGCGCGGCCGGCCGGCGCCAGCATCCGGGCCGTATCCGGCCCCGCGTACCGCCGTGGTCTGGGCGGTGCTGCGCCGTGAACTCGACCGGCTCACCGGGCGCGCCCTGACCGTGCTCGATGTCGGCGGCGGCACCGGCGGGTTCGCCGTACCGCTGGCCGAGGCGGGGCACCGGGTGACGGTGGTCGACGCCAGCCCGGACGCGCTCGCCGCGCTGACCCGGCGGGCGGCCGAGGCGGGCGTGGCGGATCGGATCCGGGCGGTCCAGGGGGACGGGGACGCCCTCGCCGGGCTGGTCGAGCCGGCCAGCGCGGACCTGGTGCTCTGCCATGCCGTACTCGAGGTGGTGGACGATCCGGCGGGCGTGGTGGCGGCGCTGGCGACCGCGCTGCGGCCCGGGGGCGCGGCCAGCGTACTGGTCGCGAGCCGTGCGGCGGCCGTGCTAAGCCGCGCGATGAACGGTCACCTGGACGTCGCCGCGGCGCTGTTGGCAGACCCGGACGGCTGCGCCGGGCCGCGCGACACGCTGCGCCGGCGTTATGACGCGGAGGGCGCCGGGGCGCTGCTCGGCGCCGCCGGGTTGCGGGTCGAGCAGACCCACGGGGTACGGGTCTTCGCCGACCTGATTCCGGCCGCGGCCGCCGATGGTGACCCGCAGGCCCTGCTCGATCTGGAGATCGCCGCGGCGGCCCGGCCGCCCTACCGGGACATGGCCGCCCAGTTGCACCTTTTCGCCCGCCGGCCGGAGTGA